From the Photobacterium sp. GJ3 genome, one window contains:
- a CDS encoding MFS transporter codes for MNIFNFLISSAMSLLAFRSFSIIFVWSIATMEGGSNSIILGSIIALMWLINLVSLPLSGDLLDRNKKKKILVFSSVLSVITINLYYVFFYHLEVSFVYLAIVASILATTNSIVTSSINSTIPFLTEKENYTKYIGIAASLNSVQAIAGAILGGGGVALIGSQWSIIIVSAFYIISLFLLFLVKIRGENIDRTECQNFLKSASVGFRILFKINNEKITCYIAMVTNFILTPMMVVILPLYVANNYHDIKPLAYFEVSFAIGMGMGGVILSKIDFNTHKRLKPAVIGNMLIGIGIILFSILELFYFKVFSMIISGFGLSFINIATNSVRSFAVPNEFRARLESAIFFLCVVTIPIGSQSFGYLIQYFGHEIMNTLLFVMGAIVALSSFTFFISKHTREILLKSNDQLDQIYIKKYPSAFKG; via the coding sequence ATGAATATATTTAATTTTTTGATTTCTAGTGCAATGAGCCTTCTTGCCTTCAGAAGCTTTAGTATAATATTTGTCTGGTCTATTGCAACAATGGAAGGTGGAAGTAATAGTATCATATTAGGTAGCATCATTGCGCTGATGTGGCTAATTAACTTAGTAAGCCTACCACTATCGGGTGATTTACTCGATAGGAATAAAAAGAAAAAAATATTAGTTTTTAGTTCGGTTTTATCTGTCATCACAATCAATTTGTATTATGTTTTTTTCTATCACTTAGAAGTTTCTTTTGTTTATCTCGCAATAGTTGCATCAATTCTTGCTACAACAAACTCTATTGTAACCAGCAGCATTAATAGTACAATCCCGTTTTTAACAGAGAAAGAAAACTATACTAAGTATATTGGGATTGCAGCCTCATTGAATTCTGTACAAGCGATTGCAGGGGCTATACTCGGTGGTGGTGGTGTTGCTCTCATAGGATCGCAGTGGTCTATCATTATTGTATCTGCATTTTATATAATCTCACTTTTTCTTCTTTTTCTTGTGAAAATTAGAGGGGAAAATATAGATAGAACAGAATGTCAAAACTTTTTGAAAAGTGCTAGTGTTGGATTTAGGATATTATTTAAAATTAATAATGAAAAAATAACTTGCTATATCGCGATGGTGACAAATTTCATATTGACACCAATGATGGTTGTTATTTTACCTCTGTATGTGGCAAATAATTATCATGATATCAAACCGCTTGCTTATTTTGAAGTTTCGTTTGCTATTGGTATGGGAATGGGCGGGGTTATTCTATCAAAAATTGACTTTAATACGCATAAAAGGCTGAAGCCTGCGGTAATTGGTAATATGCTTATTGGAATTGGGATTATATTATTTTCAATACTAGAGCTATTCTATTTTAAAGTGTTCTCAATGATTATATCTGGTTTTGGCCTTTCATTTATTAATATTGCAACAAATAGTGTAAGGTCGTTTGCTGTACCAAATGAATTTCGGGCCAGGCTTGAAAGCGCAATTTTCTTCCTTTGTGTCGTGACGATACCTATCGGAAGTCAATCCTTTGGATATCTCATACAATATTTTGGTCATGAAATCATGAACACATTGTTATTTGTTATGGGCGCTATTGTAGCTCTTAGTTCATTTACATTTTTCATATCAAAACATACTAGAGAAATTCTATTAAAATCAAATGATCAATTAGATCAGATTTATATAAAAAAATACCCAAGTGCATTTAAAGGATAA
- a CDS encoding RtcB family protein, which translates to MSHEKRHEKQYETLASTGHVPIHAWTRGVPFDAKAQAQLKNIAAMDIVHHHIAVMPDVHLGKGATIGSVIPSVNAVIPAAVGVDIGCGMVAAKTSLKASDLPDNLKGVRSAFEAAVPHGRTSGRGRKDVGAWDKIPDLVAGEWLTLQRRFERICDKHPAIRKTNNIHHLGTMGTGNHFLELCLDEYDSVWIMLHSGSRGVGNRIGTYFIELAKKEMTRHQIHLPDQDLAYLKEGSQYFDDYVEAVEWAQDYARKNREIMMMNAISALKQALGVHFSAAEMAVNCHHNYVSREHHFGKDCFVTRKGAVSAQKGELGIIPGSMGAKSFIVRGLGNPDSFNSCSHGAGRVMSRTQAKKVYNIADQVAATQGVECRKDASVIDEIPMAYKDIESVMAAQKDLVEVVHTLKQIVCVKG; encoded by the coding sequence ATGAGCCACGAAAAGAGACATGAAAAACAGTACGAAACCCTGGCAAGTACAGGCCATGTGCCAATCCACGCCTGGACCCGGGGCGTGCCTTTTGACGCCAAAGCACAAGCGCAGCTCAAGAACATCGCTGCGATGGATATCGTGCATCACCATATTGCGGTGATGCCAGATGTCCACTTGGGTAAAGGGGCCACGATTGGCAGTGTGATTCCATCTGTGAACGCGGTGATCCCAGCGGCAGTGGGGGTGGATATCGGCTGCGGTATGGTGGCGGCCAAAACCAGCCTGAAGGCCAGTGACTTGCCCGATAACCTGAAAGGAGTGCGCAGTGCTTTTGAAGCTGCGGTTCCTCATGGCCGCACGTCAGGACGCGGACGAAAAGATGTTGGTGCGTGGGACAAAATTCCCGATCTGGTCGCCGGTGAATGGCTGACTCTGCAACGCCGGTTTGAACGCATCTGTGATAAACATCCGGCGATCCGCAAAACCAACAACATTCATCATCTCGGCACCATGGGGACAGGAAACCACTTTCTGGAGCTGTGTTTGGATGAGTACGATAGCGTTTGGATCATGCTTCACTCCGGCAGCCGGGGCGTTGGCAACCGAATCGGAACTTACTTCATCGAACTGGCGAAGAAAGAAATGACCCGGCACCAGATCCACCTGCCGGATCAGGATTTAGCCTACCTGAAAGAAGGCAGCCAGTACTTTGATGACTATGTCGAAGCGGTCGAATGGGCGCAGGATTACGCTCGCAAAAACCGGGAAATTATGATGATGAACGCCATTTCTGCATTGAAGCAGGCGCTGGGTGTCCATTTTTCGGCGGCTGAAATGGCCGTGAACTGTCATCATAACTACGTCTCGCGGGAACATCATTTCGGCAAAGATTGCTTTGTTACCCGAAAAGGTGCCGTGAGCGCTCAGAAAGGGGAGCTAGGGATCATTCCCGGCAGTATGGGCGCGAAATCCTTCATTGTTCGCGGGCTGGGCAATCCCGACAGCTTCAACAGTTGCAGCCACGGCGCAGGCCGCGTGATGTCCCGGACACAAGCCAAGAAGGTGTACAACATCGCCGATCAGGTCGCGGCCACTCAAGGTGTGGAATGCCGCAAAGATGCCAGCGTGATCGATGAAATTCCCATGGCTTACAAAGATATCGAGAGCGTGATGGCCGCCCAGAAAGATCTGGTCGAAGTGGTGCATACCCTCAAGCAGATCGTCTGCGTGAAAGGCTAG
- the rtcR gene encoding RNA repair transcriptional activator RtcR: protein MKKRVAVSLLGTKLDFYGKRVDRWQKWRPNVSLCSQQDLKIDQLHLMHDNRSVWLANQIRDDIGTISPETNVELHTLNFHDPWDFEEVYAKLFDWCKQQDFNTDQCDYVFHITTGTHVVQICSYLLTESRHFPGKLIQSSPDSRNPIKSVGQVQLIDLDLSRYDQLANRFDIEHQEGSQFLKAGIATKNEPFNRLINQIEKVAIRSPEPILLTGPTGAGKSQLASRIYQLKKMRGTVEGALVSVNCATLKGENAMAALFGHTKGAFTGALAARDGFLKTANNGVLFLDEIGELGLEEQAMLLHAIENKTFHPVGSDQTVTSHFQLIAGTNRDLQQQIRTGEFREDLLARINLWTYSLPALKDRREDIPANLDFELERFTRKNGKRVQFSKEARTEFLRFAQSPHALWRGNFRDLTAAITRLCTLADASRIAVEDVREEITRLASHWQQDVPADQHIVTQFLPPETAQSLDDFDQQQLSYVLQVCRQHQSLAAAGRVLFNVSRLQKSSSNDSSRLQKYLAKFGLKWSDIHA from the coding sequence ATGAAGAAGCGGGTCGCAGTCAGTCTGCTGGGTACTAAGCTGGACTTTTACGGGAAACGCGTCGACCGATGGCAAAAATGGCGCCCGAATGTCAGTCTTTGCAGTCAGCAGGATCTGAAAATTGATCAGCTTCACCTGATGCATGACAACCGAAGTGTCTGGTTAGCAAATCAGATTCGTGATGATATCGGGACCATATCTCCGGAAACCAACGTCGAGTTACACACCCTCAACTTTCATGATCCATGGGATTTCGAGGAGGTGTACGCCAAGTTATTCGACTGGTGCAAACAACAAGACTTCAACACGGATCAATGTGATTATGTCTTTCACATCACCACGGGGACGCATGTCGTTCAGATTTGCAGTTACCTGCTGACCGAGAGCCGTCACTTTCCGGGCAAACTCATCCAGTCATCTCCCGATAGCCGCAATCCGATAAAATCTGTCGGGCAAGTGCAACTCATTGATTTGGATTTATCCAGATATGATCAGCTCGCGAATCGATTCGATATCGAACATCAAGAAGGCAGTCAGTTCCTGAAAGCGGGTATCGCAACCAAAAATGAACCTTTCAACCGACTAATCAACCAAATCGAAAAAGTCGCCATACGGTCACCAGAGCCCATCCTGCTGACTGGACCAACGGGGGCAGGTAAATCACAGCTCGCTTCCAGAATCTACCAGCTCAAAAAAATGCGTGGCACGGTAGAAGGTGCGCTAGTCTCCGTCAATTGTGCCACCTTAAAAGGCGAAAATGCGATGGCCGCATTGTTTGGCCATACCAAAGGTGCGTTTACGGGAGCTTTGGCTGCCCGGGATGGCTTCCTGAAAACAGCCAACAATGGTGTACTGTTTCTGGATGAAATCGGAGAACTGGGGCTGGAAGAACAGGCCATGCTGCTCCACGCTATCGAAAACAAAACCTTTCATCCTGTGGGCAGTGATCAAACGGTGACCAGCCACTTTCAGCTCATTGCCGGAACCAATCGGGATCTGCAACAACAGATTCGTACCGGGGAATTCCGTGAGGACTTGTTGGCCCGGATAAACTTATGGACCTATTCACTCCCGGCACTGAAAGATCGCCGCGAAGATATTCCGGCGAACCTCGACTTTGAACTGGAACGCTTTACCCGAAAAAACGGAAAGCGCGTACAGTTCAGCAAGGAAGCAAGAACTGAATTTCTGCGATTTGCACAATCGCCACATGCCCTCTGGCGGGGAAATTTCCGGGATTTAACTGCAGCCATTACCCGTTTATGTACGCTGGCCGACGCTTCTCGAATTGCTGTGGAAGATGTGCGTGAAGAAATCACCCGTCTTGCATCCCACTGGCAGCAAGATGTCCCGGCAGATCAACATATCGTGACGCAATTTTTGCCGCCGGAAACGGCACAATCCTTAGACGACTTTGATCAGCAGCAGCTGAGCTATGTACTGCAGGTTTGCCGTCAGCATCAATCGCTGGCCGCTGCCGGACGCGTGCTCTTCAATGTCAGCCGATTACAGAAATCGTCCAGTAACGACTCCAGCCGCCTGCAAAAGTATCTGGCAAAGTTCGGACTGAAATGGTCGGATATTCATGCATAG
- a CDS encoding slipin family protein, whose product MMYRKKLIIAENQRVFVFKDQRFEAILTAGNYLFWDFKQALSFLTFDINKNFVADENVIRLFHKHDAIAEHIMHWKLAGSEVGLLYLNDMLQGIVAPGEHLYVWKDAGEFRLDTIDISQSAALEDSLLQVMKRAGVNASTRLIRSKNTTAVKPVADIYIDKQHIGLLYLDGKLEKTLGPGQYGFWQLNRQVDVKIYDQRSLLLDISGQEILSKDRVSLRINLSASIRIVDPVLAASLVDKVEDYVYKTLQLALREAVGTQTLDDLLNDKLYVNETVRALVADSLQAVGVTLDSVGMKDIILPGEMKAILNQVVEAQKAAEANVIKRREETAATRSLHNTAKVMENNPTLLRLKELEALEKVAEKIDSLTVHNGLEGLMKGVVKIPCV is encoded by the coding sequence ATGATGTACAGAAAAAAATTAATCATTGCAGAGAACCAACGCGTTTTCGTTTTTAAAGATCAACGATTTGAAGCCATCTTAACGGCAGGAAATTACTTGTTTTGGGATTTCAAGCAAGCGTTGAGTTTTCTGACTTTCGATATCAACAAAAACTTTGTAGCAGATGAAAACGTAATCCGATTGTTCCATAAACATGACGCGATCGCCGAGCACATCATGCATTGGAAACTGGCTGGGTCTGAAGTGGGTCTGCTGTACTTGAACGACATGCTGCAAGGCATCGTTGCTCCCGGTGAGCACTTGTATGTGTGGAAAGATGCCGGTGAGTTTCGTCTGGATACCATTGATATTTCGCAGTCAGCTGCGCTTGAAGACAGCTTGTTGCAAGTGATGAAACGTGCGGGGGTGAATGCTTCCACCCGACTGATCCGCAGTAAAAATACCACTGCGGTCAAACCGGTCGCGGATATCTATATCGATAAGCAGCATATCGGATTGTTGTATCTCGACGGCAAGCTGGAAAAAACGCTCGGGCCGGGTCAATACGGTTTCTGGCAACTGAACCGTCAGGTTGACGTGAAAATTTATGACCAGCGAAGCTTGTTGTTAGACATTAGTGGTCAGGAAATTCTGAGCAAAGATCGGGTCAGTCTGCGTATCAACCTGAGTGCCAGCATTCGAATTGTGGATCCTGTATTGGCCGCAAGCCTTGTCGACAAGGTGGAAGACTATGTCTATAAAACCTTGCAACTGGCTTTACGTGAGGCTGTGGGAACGCAAACTCTGGATGATCTCCTCAACGATAAGCTATATGTCAACGAGACAGTCAGAGCGTTAGTGGCCGACTCACTGCAAGCGGTTGGCGTGACACTGGATAGTGTCGGGATGAAAGACATCATTTTACCCGGCGAGATGAAAGCCATCCTGAACCAGGTCGTGGAAGCGCAAAAGGCAGCAGAAGCGAATGTGATCAAGCGCCGTGAAGAAACAGCAGCAACCCGAAGCCTCCATAACACCGCAAAAGTGATGGAAAACAACCCGACTTTACTGCGACTCAAAGAGCTTGAAGCCCTTGAGAAAGTTGCAGAAAAAATCGACAGCCTGACGGTGCATAACGGCCTGGAAGGCTTAATGAAAGGTGTGGTGAAAATACCGTGTGTTTAA